In candidate division KSB1 bacterium, the following are encoded in one genomic region:
- a CDS encoding gamma-glutamyl-gamma-aminobutyrate hydrolase family protein, with protein MRNRRQMNRREETVLEQGRKGGSRPPVIGLTCDYSGADETRSFSRGYDLFYVNCDYVRPIQEAGAVPVLLPTVTQPELIAASVATIDGLLLTGGDDIDPLAYGEEQLNPAWKTDRLRTIFECALIAEARRAGMPIFGICRGCESINVALGGSLYQDIPTMLPGALVHQAPGGASHPVDLVSDSQLAHLLGSEHLKVNSFHHQAIKKVAPQVRVVATAPDGVVEAIEVPGDTFTVAVQWHPERMSDDDRQRALFVAFVEAVRRWKQAGRPASGGVGA; from the coding sequence GTGCGCAACCGAAGGCAGATGAATCGCAGGGAGGAGACAGTGCTGGAGCAAGGCAGGAAGGGAGGAAGCAGACCGCCGGTCATCGGTTTAACATGTGACTATAGCGGCGCAGATGAAACACGTTCTTTCTCGCGCGGCTACGACCTTTTCTATGTGAACTGCGATTACGTACGACCTATCCAGGAGGCGGGGGCCGTACCGGTGCTGCTGCCCACAGTGACCCAGCCAGAGTTGATCGCGGCCAGCGTGGCGACAATCGACGGTTTACTCCTTACAGGCGGGGATGACATCGACCCGCTGGCTTATGGGGAGGAACAACTCAACCCCGCGTGGAAGACTGATCGTCTGCGCACGATCTTTGAGTGCGCGCTGATTGCGGAAGCCCGACGTGCGGGAATGCCCATCTTTGGCATCTGTCGTGGGTGCGAGTCCATCAATGTGGCCCTTGGCGGCAGCTTGTACCAGGATATCCCCACCATGCTCCCGGGGGCCCTTGTTCACCAGGCGCCAGGTGGGGCGAGTCATCCGGTGGACCTTGTCAGCGATTCGCAACTTGCCCACCTGTTGGGAAGCGAGCACCTGAAGGTAAACTCCTTTCACCACCAGGCGATCAAGAAGGTGGCCCCGCAGGTACGGGTGGTGGCCACTGCGCCGGACGGGGTGGTAGAAGCCATCGAGGTACCCGGCGACACTTTCACGGTGGCCGTGCAATGGCATCCGGAGCGAATGAGTGACGATGACAGGCAGAGGGCGCTTTTTGTGGCATTTGTCGAGGCTGTGCGTCGGTGGAAGCAGGCTGGCCGTCCTGCGAGCGGTGGAGTGGGTGCCTGA
- a CDS encoding sodium-dependent transporter yields the protein MARAERFSSRWGLLAAALGMAIGTGNIWRFPRIAAKNGGGAFLIPWMVALVLWSIPLLMAESAMGRATRRGTVGSFGTIMGRRFAWMGGFVALCTIAIMCYYSVVTGWCLRYLAAAVTGTVGRVDPELFWQSFVGSQTQPVFFHLLAMVIAATILFGGVAGGIERVSKVLIPALFVILAIGALRSLTLPGATAGLEFLFRPNWNSLAHYRVWLEGLTQSAWSTGAGWGLFLTYAVYSRSREDVPLNSLVVGFGDNSASLLVGMGLFPAVFALAPALGLVPGQVLTEPGPASTGMAFLWIPRLFAACPGGGLLTALFFLALSVAAITSLISMLELATCNLVDAGMRRNHAVMLSATFGFLAGLPSALRLSFLENQDWVWGLGLLLCGLFFAIAVHHFGVKRFREELLNVPGAATKVGRWWELTVRFIIPAEFVLLVGWWFYQAIVVFEPHSWWNPLRPFSLGTCVIQWGAGVTVLLMANRFLARCSKGARSSS from the coding sequence ATGGCAAGGGCGGAACGGTTTTCCTCGCGGTGGGGCCTGTTGGCAGCAGCACTGGGCATGGCGATCGGTACGGGGAACATCTGGCGTTTTCCGCGCATCGCGGCAAAGAACGGTGGCGGGGCCTTCCTCATACCCTGGATGGTCGCCCTCGTGTTGTGGTCCATACCGCTGTTGATGGCAGAGTCGGCGATGGGGCGTGCTACCCGCCGCGGCACGGTGGGTTCCTTCGGCACCATCATGGGGCGCCGCTTCGCATGGATGGGTGGCTTCGTCGCCCTGTGCACGATTGCCATCATGTGCTACTACTCGGTGGTGACAGGTTGGTGCCTAAGATACCTGGCCGCAGCCGTTACCGGGACGGTCGGTCGTGTGGACCCGGAGCTCTTCTGGCAAAGTTTTGTCGGCAGCCAGACGCAACCGGTCTTCTTTCACCTGCTCGCCATGGTTATCGCTGCGACAATCCTCTTTGGCGGAGTAGCTGGCGGCATTGAACGGGTGAGCAAGGTGCTCATACCGGCCTTGTTTGTGATCCTGGCGATTGGGGCCCTGCGCTCCTTGACGCTCCCCGGTGCGACCGCCGGTCTGGAGTTCTTGTTTAGGCCGAACTGGAACAGCCTGGCGCACTACCGCGTATGGCTTGAAGGCCTCACTCAGTCAGCATGGAGCACCGGAGCAGGCTGGGGGCTGTTCCTGACCTACGCCGTCTATTCGCGCAGCAGGGAAGATGTGCCGCTCAACTCGCTTGTAGTCGGATTTGGCGACAACAGTGCTTCTCTTTTGGTGGGTATGGGGCTTTTCCCCGCGGTCTTTGCCCTGGCACCGGCCCTGGGACTTGTTCCGGGGCAAGTGCTGACTGAACCCGGGCCAGCGAGTACCGGCATGGCCTTCCTCTGGATTCCTCGCCTCTTCGCGGCTTGCCCAGGAGGAGGCCTGCTGACTGCCTTGTTTTTTCTTGCCCTGAGCGTGGCTGCCATCACCTCCTTGATCAGCATGCTGGAACTGGCCACCTGTAACTTGGTGGATGCAGGCATGCGGAGGAACCACGCCGTCATGCTCTCTGCGACCTTTGGTTTCCTGGCAGGGCTCCCTTCCGCTTTGCGCCTATCGTTCTTGGAGAATCAGGACTGGGTCTGGGGTTTGGGATTGCTGCTGTGCGGCCTTTTCTTTGCCATCGCCGTGCACCACTTCGGTGTGAAGCGTTTCCGTGAGGAACTGCTGAATGTTCCTGGAGCAGCCACGAAGGTCGGGCGGTGGTGGGAACTGACGGTGCGGTTCATTATCCCTGCCGAGTTTGTGCTCCTGGTGGGGTGGTGGTTCTACCAAGCGATCGTCGTATTTGAGCCTCATTCATGGTGGAACCCTTTGCGCCCCTTCAGCCTGGGCACCTGCGTGATCCAGTGGGGCGCCGGGGTGACAGTACTCCTTATGGCTAATAGGTTTCTCGCGCGGTGTTCTAAGGGCGCACGGAGCTCGTCATGA
- the holA gene encoding DNA polymerase III subunit delta, with protein MDYAEARAAIEQGKVTANYLLLGPEDFLAEDLVHRLLAKALQPGDEELNLDVFYAGDADPAAIVNAASAYPMGASCRVVLVKEVEHLGSAALEMLASYARRPSPNTCLIMIGESLDVRLRGARALREAVTLVDLPQLREKRAQEWVRSYLAEQGVTISEEALRLLHESTGNSLRALVSELTKVLLNIHPRTSITDEDVANTIGVTRGFTVWELCDSVGRRDLRSAHLILRQLLDGGASATALVATLASHFRRLTVARGLEGRVPRAEIAEKLEVREFFVEKYMEQSRRFAQAELRSAFEALLAADAALKSGSHRDHGRLVLEILLLRLIGIR; from the coding sequence GTGGATTATGCTGAGGCACGGGCGGCCATTGAGCAGGGAAAAGTAACGGCAAACTACCTCTTGCTAGGCCCGGAGGACTTTCTTGCCGAGGACCTTGTGCACAGGCTCCTCGCGAAAGCGCTGCAGCCAGGCGACGAGGAGCTCAATCTGGATGTGTTCTACGCCGGTGATGCGGACCCTGCTGCCATAGTGAATGCCGCTTCCGCATATCCAATGGGTGCGTCTTGCCGCGTGGTGCTGGTCAAGGAGGTAGAGCACCTCGGCTCGGCCGCCTTGGAGATGTTGGCTTCCTACGCCCGGCGGCCGAGTCCAAACACATGCCTCATCATGATAGGCGAATCGCTTGATGTCCGGTTGAGGGGAGCGAGGGCGTTGCGGGAGGCGGTCACACTCGTGGACCTACCCCAACTGCGCGAGAAAAGGGCGCAGGAGTGGGTGAGGTCATACCTGGCTGAACAGGGGGTCACGATCAGCGAAGAAGCCCTGCGCTTGCTCCACGAATCCACAGGCAACTCCTTACGCGCGCTAGTCAGCGAGCTGACCAAAGTTCTGCTCAACATTCATCCCCGCACCTCCATTACCGATGAGGATGTTGCCAATACTATCGGTGTAACCAGGGGCTTTACCGTCTGGGAGCTGTGCGACAGTGTGGGGCGGAGGGACTTGCGCTCGGCTCACCTTATTTTGCGTCAGCTGCTGGATGGCGGCGCCTCGGCGACAGCGCTTGTTGCCACTCTTGCCAGCCATTTTCGCCGTCTCACGGTGGCACGTGGCCTGGAGGGGCGCGTGCCAAGAGCCGAAATCGCGGAGAAGCTCGAGGTGCGGGAGTTCTTTGTGGAAAAATACATGGAGCAGAGCCGTCGGTTTGCGCAAGCAGAGCTCCGCAGCGCTTTCGAGGCCTTGTTGGCGGCAGATGCAGCCCTGAAAAGTGGAAGCCACAGGGATCACGGCCGATTGGTGTTAGAAATATTGCTGCTGCGCCTGATCGGGATACGGTAG
- a CDS encoding sigma-70 family RNA polymerase sigma factor gives MSVHVTMAKKSKSDFHPTDEELIAKFQSGDLYAFDVLVRRYKNQLMNFVYRFVGNREEAEDIVQDTFVRLYRNKHSYRRIARFSTWIYTIAGNLAKTELRKRKGRRLLALSQMGCEDKEYEIEDSAFDPEHEVDSTMKGAIIQREIDNLPPKFREVIILRDIQDLSYEEISEIIKAPVGTVKSRINRARLRLQKRLEEIAAN, from the coding sequence ATGAGCGTGCATGTGACCATGGCGAAAAAGAGCAAGTCAGACTTCCATCCCACGGACGAGGAGCTGATCGCCAAGTTTCAGAGCGGCGACCTCTACGCTTTCGACGTGTTGGTACGCCGGTACAAGAACCAGCTCATGAATTTTGTCTATCGGTTCGTGGGTAATCGTGAAGAGGCAGAAGATATTGTCCAAGACACTTTCGTGCGCCTTTACCGAAACAAGCACTCTTACCGCCGCATTGCCCGGTTCTCCACATGGATCTACACCATCGCAGGGAACCTGGCTAAGACGGAGCTCCGCAAACGAAAAGGGCGGCGTTTGCTGGCCCTCTCCCAGATGGGCTGTGAAGACAAAGAGTACGAGATCGAGGACAGTGCCTTTGATCCCGAGCACGAAGTGGACAGTACCATGAAGGGGGCGATCATTCAGCGGGAGATCGACAACCTTCCGCCCAAATTCCGTGAAGTTATCATTCTTCGCGACATACAGGACTTGTCTTACGAGGAGATCAGCGAGATCATCAAGGCGCCGGTGGGCACAGTGAAGTCGCGCATCAACCGCGCCCGCCTGCGCTTGCAGAAGCGTCTGGAGGAGATAGCCGCCAATTGA
- a CDS encoding anti-sigma factor — translation MGTCDDFVDLIMDFVDGELVGPQRQRLLQHLRECEHCSAQVHKLRLLRVQLRNLPRVATSPGFDTLLRARLRAQENARWRKVWAAIPFASWRVPAYALTLVVLALAALGALFLLRHGQQLAAHEGQVAPAEELAHREAEDSAVVVNYVLESVPIDVAVLGKGIPLATGSSALPSDSVERRLLVTPPAVRPRVVSF, via the coding sequence ATGGGCACTTGTGACGACTTTGTTGACCTGATCATGGACTTTGTGGATGGGGAGTTGGTGGGGCCACAGCGCCAGCGTTTGCTCCAGCACTTGCGGGAGTGCGAGCATTGCTCGGCGCAGGTACACAAGCTAAGGCTCTTGCGTGTGCAACTCCGCAATCTCCCCAGGGTCGCAACCTCCCCCGGCTTTGACACCCTGCTGCGTGCCAGGTTGCGCGCTCAAGAGAATGCTCGCTGGCGAAAGGTATGGGCGGCCATTCCCTTTGCCAGTTGGAGAGTGCCAGCCTATGCCCTTACGCTTGTGGTGCTGGCTCTGGCCGCACTGGGTGCCCTTTTCCTGCTCAGACACGGTCAACAGTTGGCTGCACACGAGGGGCAAGTGGCACCCGCAGAAGAACTCGCTCATCGCGAGGCAGAGGACAGCGCGGTTGTAGTCAACTACGTGCTGGAGTCGGTACCCATTGACGTGGCAGTGCTGGGCAAAGGGATACCTTTAGCTACGGGTTCGAGCGCGCTTCCTTCTGACAGCGTTGAGAGGA